A stretch of DNA from Granulicella pectinivorans:
CCGAGGAGTTCCGCGAGTATGGGGCTTCAGGACGGACCTACACGCGAGAGGAGATTCTTGCGGAGTTAGGCAACGAAGGTCCTGTGGCGCTTGCAGCGGACAGTTTCCGTGCGGAGCCGCTTGGCGAGGGGATCGTGCTGCTGACGTACCGGTCGAGCCGTTCGGAGGTGGGCAAGGCTGTGAGGCATGCGCTGCGATCCTCGATCTGGGTGAGGCGCGATGGGCGGTGGCAGATGGTGTTTCACCAAGGAACAGTTGTGCCTGTGCTGGATGAATCGACGCAGGTTGGAGCGGCTGACATACAATCGTAAGAGGACACCACGATGGCTGATTTCGAAGCGACACGAGCTATACCTACTCCGGCCCCTGCAACGCCTTTGGCGTGGACCAAGACGGAGCTGGCCCGGGACCCGCAGCGCCCTTATCCCATGGACTTCATCCAAGCGCTCTTTACGGACTTCAGCGAGATTCACGGCGACCGTGCCTACGGCGACGATCCGGCGATGACGTGCGGGATGGCCTACTTCCACGGGGAACCTGTGATGGTGGTCGGCAATCTGAAGGGACGTACGCTGAAGGAGCGCGTGACGCGCAAGTTCGGCAGCCCTGAGCCTGAGGGGTACCGCAAGGCCTTGCGCGCGATGAAGATCGCGGAGAAGTTTGGCCGGCCGGTGTTTACGTTTCTGGACCTGGCTGGGGCTTATCCAGGGATTGGCGCGGAGGAGCGTGGGCAGGGCGAGGCGATTGCGCGGAACCTGCTGGAGATGTCGCGACTGAAGGTGCCGACGATTGCGACCATTACCGGAGAAGGCGGGTCGGGTGGAGCGTTGGCGCTGGCGGTCGCGGATCGCGTGCTGATGCTGGAGAATGCGATTTATTCGGTGATTTCTCCGGAAGGATGCGCGTCGATTATGTGGAAGGATGCGTCCAAGAAACAGCAGGCGGCTGCGGCATTGAAGTACACGTCGTACGACGTCAAGCGGCTTGGCTGCGTGGATGACGTGATCGATGAGCCGGCTGGTGGGACCCAGATGGATCTTCCGCTGGCGATGCGGATGGTGGATGCGCGGCTGACGGCGCACTTCAACGAGATTCGCACGATGCCACTGAAAGCGCTGCTGCAGAAGCGGTATGAGAAGTTTCGCAATATCGCTCAGTTTTATACGACGGCCTAAGACGCCAAAACCAGTACGAAAGAGAACTCTCGTTGCCGTTGTCCGGAGCCCCAGATCGTCGCCGTCGCCTGCCTAGCCTGCTGCTGTTCGCGGGGTTTGCGGCGTGGTATTTCGGGGCCGGGGCGTTGGCGACGAAAGCCGCCAATGGGCTGACGCTGCGGTTTCCTGCCGGGCATGGGCTGGTGGAGGCTTGCTGCCATCTGTTTCTGCTGGTGATCGGTTTCATGGCTTTGCAGACGATGGCGCGTCAGTCGGCTCCACTGCGTGAGCTGATGGCGATGCCGAAGCGAGCGACGGCGAAGCGTGAGTGGCTGACCGGTGCGGCACTGGGATGGGGGATCGTGGTGGCGTGCGTGCTGCCCTTGATTCTCTCGTTGCGACTGCATGCGGAGGTTTCACTGCGTCCTTCCATGCTGGGAACAACGCTACTCGCGCTGCTGACGCTTGCGCTCGCCACGCTGGCAAATGACATTACGTTCCGCGGATATCCATTTCGGTGTTTGACCGATGCGTTCGGGAGTTCGTTTGCGATTCTGCTGCTGATGCTGCTGGCCGGTTTTGCGCGGTGGCGTGATCCGTATGCCTCGGGCGCGGCGGTGGTGACAACGATGTTACTGACGGCTCTGCTCTCGCTGACGTGGCTGAGGACCCATGCGGTTTGGCTGGCGTGGGGCCTGCACTTCGGGCTCGCGGCTTCTACCGGTGTGTTGTTCGGTCTGCCTCTGGGGGGCAAGACGGAGTTTGCGTCGGCGGTCCAGGGAAGCACGTACGGCCCGGACTGGCTCACGGGTGGAGACTTCGGACCGGCGGCAAGCTTGTTTGCGCTGGTGGTGCTGGTGGCGGCGGTTCCGGTGCTTTACCGCGTGACACGGGACTTTGCGTGGAGCTACACGCATGCTCCGATCGTTGCCGGGGGGTATGAGGTAACGGTGGCTCCTCCGGCGGCGCATACCGCGATGGAAGATGCCGCCGCGAAGGCTCCGGCGCTGGTGCAGATTCTGGCGAGCACGCCACAGGGCTTTTCCAAGACAGGGGACGGGGCGGTTGCTCCTCCTCCGCCACCCTTGCCGGATCGGGCGCAGTAGTCTTTTAGCCGGATCAAAGTGGGATGAGGCGGATGTCGATGCTCTGACCCTTCGTTCGATCTCGCTTGCAAGAAACGAAGAAAAGGCGCAAGATGCTTTCATTCCGGCTCGGTTGAGGGTCACGGCCATGTCTTTCCCTAAAGTTTTCCTGCTTGCGGTTCTGGTGTCTGCTCCGGTGGTGGCGCGGGGGCAGGTTTTCGTGGTGGGTGAGAAGACGGCTATGGCCGATCTGGCCACGGATTTTCCGGTGACCGATCTGCCTTTGCCTTCGGGCAGGATGGG
This window harbors:
- a CDS encoding DUF4440 domain-containing protein; amino-acid sequence: MTQSERDELEVLERALLTGTVRRDPVALRMLLAEEFREYGASGRTYTREEILAELGNEGPVALAADSFRAEPLGEGIVLLTYRSSRSEVGKAVRHALRSSIWVRRDGRWQMVFHQGTVVPVLDESTQVGAADIQS
- a CDS encoding acetyl-CoA carboxylase carboxyltransferase subunit alpha, whose amino-acid sequence is MADFEATRAIPTPAPATPLAWTKTELARDPQRPYPMDFIQALFTDFSEIHGDRAYGDDPAMTCGMAYFHGEPVMVVGNLKGRTLKERVTRKFGSPEPEGYRKALRAMKIAEKFGRPVFTFLDLAGAYPGIGAEERGQGEAIARNLLEMSRLKVPTIATITGEGGSGGALALAVADRVLMLENAIYSVISPEGCASIMWKDASKKQQAAAALKYTSYDVKRLGCVDDVIDEPAGGTQMDLPLAMRMVDARLTAHFNEIRTMPLKALLQKRYEKFRNIAQFYTTA
- a CDS encoding CPBP family glutamic-type intramembrane protease produces the protein MPLSGAPDRRRRLPSLLLFAGFAAWYFGAGALATKAANGLTLRFPAGHGLVEACCHLFLLVIGFMALQTMARQSAPLRELMAMPKRATAKREWLTGAALGWGIVVACVLPLILSLRLHAEVSLRPSMLGTTLLALLTLALATLANDITFRGYPFRCLTDAFGSSFAILLLMLLAGFARWRDPYASGAAVVTTMLLTALLSLTWLRTHAVWLAWGLHFGLAASTGVLFGLPLGGKTEFASAVQGSTYGPDWLTGGDFGPAASLFALVVLVAAVPVLYRVTRDFAWSYTHAPIVAGGYEVTVAPPAAHTAMEDAAAKAPALVQILASTPQGFSKTGDGAVAPPPPPLPDRAQ